Within the Catalinimonas niigatensis genome, the region ATCCCTGCTCCATAACTTTGTAACCAGGGGTTTTTGAAGTTTTTGATTTCCGCACGGAATGGTCCTCCATCATCAATCACTTCAGTATTCAGGCTATTTTCCTCGTTAAAAGGGCTATTTCCGGTCCAGGAAGAACCGATATCATAAAAACCAACAAACTCGAGATTGCGAAAGAAATTAGAGGCGATTGGCCCTCTGTGGAAGAAACGCACAATCGGCAAACGTAGCTCAGCGGTGAAAGTAAGTACATCCGTACCATTAAACTTATTGTAGTTGAAACCCCGCATATCAGTAAACTGGGTAAAAAGGATGTTGCTATTGTCTACATTTCGTTCAATAGCGAGTGGATCATTTTCGTCTTGTGTGTCGGTATTGAAGAAAAGCCAATTGTTCATCCCACCCAGCAAGTACTTTTGAGCGTTGCTGCCAAAGAAATTACCATAGAAGACTCTCGTAGCAAAAGTAATATCACGGTATAATTTCTGATAATGTCTGACATCCACTTCAATGTTACTGAATGATTTGCCAGGATCATTCAGGCCCTGGTAATGGGTAAAAAATACTTTTGCCCGCGTTCCTTCAAAGTTTTTGAGACCAGTAACTAAGGTATTGTCAAATACCAATCCTGCATTGATACCTCCATAATGAAATGCACTTTCTACATTAGTACTTACTTGGGATAAATCCATGAAGTTAGTATTGGTATAGAAGGGGTTCAGTTCTAAACGAGTTGTGACATTAAAGGGTAAGGATGCCCCTACTTTGAATGTATTCATGGAATACTTCTGAATATCCCGGTCGCCGGAATTAAACATATAGCCGTTTCTTTCAAAGCGGGCCTTTAAGTCTACCCGGTTTTTCAGGTATTCATATTCAGCATAAATATTACCACTTTGCAGGTCAGTATACTGTACGATTCCTCCGTAGAAACGATGGTTCTCCAACATGTCGTTCATCTGCACCTGAATGTTAAACCCAAACCTTCTCAATGGGTCTACAGTAAGGGAAGTGACTATGTTATCAGCACTAAAACGGGTTTCGTAAGGGAAGGGACCGTCAATACGGGTTTCTTTTTGAAGCTTACGGTAGCGGGCAAGGAAAGAATTGCCTAAACCAGAGTCATCGCTTTCACTTTCAAATCTAAAGTTATCTGTAGAAACATCATTCTCATCCTGTCCTTCAGGCTGATCAGGAGTATCAAAAACATAGTTATCAGTATCAATCAGCCCTTCCTCTGCTTCTAAATCAAAGGTGTAATCCTCCGTGTCTACAAAGTTGCTGTCATCTGGTATGGTATCTGGTAACGTCAATACCCCGCTTTGCCGGATGCTGTCATTAGCCAGAGAATCCGGAATGTCAACAATAAGGGTATCAAGTTGATCAACCAAATCTTGTGGAGCAACTAAGGATGAAGTATCAGAGGTAGCCTGCTCATTTACTCTTCTTTTCGTTTCAGAGAGCCTCTGAGATATAATTCTTGCTTGTATCGCATCCTGCCTCTGTGTCTTGGGCGTAAAAATGTTATTATCCAGGTTAAAGCTACTCTCAAGATACACATGATCTGCAACATCAGAAAGCATCACAAAAGAGAGCATGCTGTTGGCAAAGTTAATGTCATAATCCTGAACACTCAGAGCGTAATTGGTAACCTGATTAAAAAGACTGTCTCTCAGGTTGTACTTATATATATTGTATATACCTCTTTGATCGCTTAAGTAGTAAATGGTGTTTTCATCCTGTGGTATAGGATGTATATCCTTGCTCACCGTATTGGTTACCCGGGTGAGCATTGAGTCTGCTTCATCTCCCTCATAAATGAAAATGTTAAAGTTATCATCTATGTCAGTATTCAGTTGGATATCTCGGGCAGCCTGGTTGGCATAATAAAGAGAATCTTCAGGGCGGTTGCTGCTAAAAACAATCTTGTCGCTTCCCGGAATAAAACGAGGGTATAGATCATCATAAATATCATTGGTGATCCGTTGGAAAGTGTTTCTATTAGGATTATAAAGGTAAAGATCATTTTGCCCATTAAGGTCTGCACTCATTACGGCCAATCGTCCATTGTCATTGAAATCCATAGATTTGACCTGATTGAAGCGTGTGAGTGTAATTTGTTGCTTACTCTTGGCTCCCATGTTGTACAGCAACATAAAGTTCTTGCCTTTGTCGTAACCTACGATACCCAAAGTTTGATTGTTGTTCCAACTGAGCAGCGGGATTGACGGATCAAATTCCTGATCAATTACTTTATAACCTGAAGTGTAAACGGTCCTTTTTTTCCCGGTCTTTACATTAAGAACCTTCACTTTGTATTTGCCTTTAAAGTTTTCCGAGTAGGCCAGATAGGTTCCATCAGGGCTAAAGGCTACCTGGTTATAGGCCAGGTTATTACGGTTTTTGTTACGCAGCTTCTGATCAGATTCCGGAAAAATATAAGATTCATTCACCTGATTAGCCATCTCTCCATAGTAAGAAGCCCATTGTCGGGTAAATAATTTGTAAGGAATCCCTAAAGTATTAACGACACTACTCTCCTCATTGCGGATGATACGGGTAAGGTTAAGGATATTGGAAATACTACTTTTGCCATAGCGGGTTGCTATAAAATTCCAGACAGACTGACCGACCAGGGCAGCATCTTCTCCGGTGAGTTTGCCTAGTTTGAGGTTTTTGTTATCCTGAAACTGCTCCCGCATGAAGTCATCCATTTCAATACTCCATCCTTCTGCGATATAACGTGCGGCACCTTGAATAAACCACTCAGGCAAGCTTAACAGATAAGCACTCTGAAACATGTCGGTAAGACTTCCACCGAACATCATATCACTTATAAGCATTTCAGAAATTCGCTTGACTAACTCATCTTTAAATGAGAGCATAGTACCGGGATAGGCAATTTCTACCTGAGATTTGACGAAGTCAGTCTGCCCACCCACAGTATATTTTTTTCCACCCACTCCTACATTGCTTTGTAAAAGGTCTTTGTTGGAGTTGTAAAGAAAAATTTTAGTTTTGGAATAAGGGGCATAGCCAATGACATCAGTAATTCGCTCAAATTCTTTTTCTAAAAACTTAGCAGCGATCAAGGCATTATCCTGTCCTTCATCATAAAAGTAGATGTCAAAATTATCTGAGCTGTAATAGCGCCAGTTAAAATTTTTATACTGCACCCTATTCTTACCAAAGCCAGTTTGATTGATTTGTGCGTTGGCTGTGAATGTGCATGCCATCCACACAAATATTAGAGGAACGTATGTAAACTTGTTCATTTAGGTCAATACTGAATTATACAGATGATTAAATCTTTGAATATCCACTTCTGTGTCAAGAAACTGGCCCTCCAAGAGCCGTAGAGTAAATTGTTTAGCGTAATAAGGTGCCAGGGATACGCCTTTCGTTCCTAAACCATTAAAAATACCCAATGGTTTATGTTCGGGATGTATTCCAATGAATGGCTTCCGATCTTGGGTCGCAGGCCTTATACCAGCGATCTGTCCACTAACCTGATAACGTAACTTACACAATTTTTGGATTTTTTCCTCCAAAAAAGTTCGGCCCTCGCTAGTAGTTTGATAACTCAGATCATGATGATCATACGTAGAACCTACTTTACACTCTTCTCCCACAGGCAATATAAATATACCACGGTTAAATACTACTTCTTGTCTCTCTTCTGGCTTAATATATAAAATCTCTCCTTTTACCAGATGAAAGGGAAGCCAGTGGAAAAAAGGGTTTTTGATAGCTTCAGGACCTTCACAAAATATCAGGTGCCTCGCTTTTTGCCCTCCGATCTCCGCATAGTCTTTGTCTTTGGTAATTCTTAAATCCTGCCAACCAAAAGATACCTCCTGATACACCTGCTGCCGGTTGAAAAAGGCTTGACTTGCTTTCAGATAAGCAGGTACATCAAGATAGCCTGAACTTTTGAGTAAAATACCTCCCCAGGGATCATTGAGGACTCCCGGAAAAAGACTGCTGGTGGCTATTTTCTCAACGTAAGCTGCAAATGCTTTATTGTCAGCTTTGGCAAGCCAGTCATTTTGTTCTTCTACCGAAACAAAAGGTCTGTAGATAGGCTTAGGATAGAGAAAACTTTGATTGGTCTTTTGTTCAATGCGTTGGTAAAATGACTCCAGATAGGGAAATAAAAGGTCGGCGTTCCAGGTTTTTACCATTTTTCTACCAGTTACCGGATTATACAAACCCGCAGCTACCATGGATGAAGATTCTTTTTTAGTTACATTGAAAACTTTAAAGTTTACACCCTCTTCCCAAAGATGCCAGGCTAATGTACTACCAGCAATTCCTTGCCCTACAATGAAAAAGTCAAAAATCATGGAATGAATTCATGCTTAAGTGGAATTATGTAAAATAATATACAAATTTGTAAGTATGTACTAAGACAGCGCTAAATTAAATTTTGATTTCAGTCAGTATGAATCATCCTCGTCTATGACTTGATTTGCTAGACGTAGTTGATTATATAGAGTGCTTAAAATGGGTAATGTATTGCGCTTTTCCCGATATACCCCCTGGCATTGTGCTTCAAATATAAAGCCCTAGTAGGATGCAAGGGCAACGAAGGTGAAGTTTTCAATAAAAATTTTATTACAGTACTTAAAAAATTTATTTCAGTAAAACACCACAATATTTTTTTTAACTCATAACACAATCTTTCAAGCAAACTTATGGTGAGATATATTCCTAATTTTTTGACGATTTGCAATCTGCTGAGTGGATGTCTGGGCATCGTTCTTATAGCAGAGGGCGACCTGAATAGTGGAGCTTATATGATCTGGGTAGCCGCAATATTTGACTTTTTTGATGGACTTAGTGCCCGCGCCTTTAGAGCTTACTCCAGCATTGGTGGTGAACTTGATTCCTTAGCTGATATGGTGAGCTTTGGAGTGTTACCCTCTTTTATCGTGTATGAATTACTCAAAAATTCACTTCCTGATCCGCTATTCTATGCAGCATTTATCGCCTTCTCTATAGCAGCATTCTCCGCCATACGATTGGCAATTTTTAACATAGATACCCGTCAGACCAGTAGTTTTATAGGCTTACCCACTCCGGCCAGCGCTTTGCTTATCAGTGCCCTGCCTTTAAGCGACATCCCGATTGTAGAGCAACTGATGAATAATGATATATTTCTGATCGTACTGGTACTTGTTGTTTCTTACTTACTGGTAGCCAGGGTTGAACTGATGGCGCTAAAGTTTGATGGTTTTGGCTGGACAAAGAACAAACTCAAGTACAGTTTTATGCTCATTTCTCTGGTCCTGGTGCTGATACTGAATACGATAGCCATTCCATTGGTCATTGTTTTGTACATTATTTTCTCTCTTTTCAAAAATTCATGGCAAAGCAGCCCCGGTAAATCATCCTGATTGTTATTTTTGCAGCATACAAACATTATCAAATCCATAGAGAATATGAACTTCATCGCAAAGATAAACATCATGCCTAAGCCAGAAATCCTCGATCCTCAGGGAAAAGCAGTTCGTTTGGGACTGGGTAATTTAGGCCTGAGTCAAATCCATGATGTGAGAATAGGCAAACATATCACGATGGAGGTAGATGCAGATAGCGAGCAGGAGGCAAAAGAAAAAGTAGAACTTGCCTGCCAAAAACTACTGGCCAACATTATCATGGAAAATTATGAGTTTGCATTGGAGAAAGCCGGTGCCTGACAAAATAAAGGGGCTGATTTTTGCGTAACTTACCCATAACCCTGCATTTGCTTTGATGCATCAGCCTTATTCATTTCTATATATTTTTATTCTGTTCTTAGCCCTGTTTGTAAATAGTGCTATGGCCCAGGAAATATCTGTTTTATCCACCGGTCAGTGGTACAAATTTTCAGTGCCTGAAGCTGGGGTTTACAAAATTAGTGGTGCTCAACTCGCAGAAAAAGGCATAGACATCCGCCAGATTGATCCTCAAAAATTAGGCATATTTGGTTATGGAGGAGGGATGCTGGCGCAACCTCTGGCAAAACATCGCTACCATGACCTTCCTGAAGTGGCTATTTATCTTAGTGGTGTTGAAGATGGTAAATTTAATGCGGAAGATGAGCTTTTGTTTTTTGCTCAGGGACCAGATTATCTTCAGTTTGTAGCAGATACAGAGGGGAAATATAACTTACAGTTTCAAAAAAATCTATATGCCGACTCTGCCTATTACTTTTTAACCACTACTGAAGGTAAAGGTATCAGGCTCGTTGATCTTCCTCAGAGAAACCTCAGCAATGCTCCTTTGATTACTATTTTTGATGACTATTGGGTACATGAATTGGATGAGCATGTTATTTTACAGCCCGGTTCGGGAAGGGAATGGTACGGAGAAGTTTTTTATAATGGGGATGTAAATTCCTTTGCCATTCCTACAGAGATAGCAACATCCGGAGAAATTGTCCTTGAGTTGAATGCGCTAGGAAGAACGACGATCCCTTCTCATTTTGAAATACTACTCAATAATCAGCTTCAGGGAACGCTTGAGCTTGATCCAATACTTAGCAGTACTTATACAGATAAAGGTAAGGAGAGCTCAATACAACTAGTATTGCCATCGGATCAACTGACCGGAAAGGATCAGCTCGAGCTTTCTTTGAAATACACTGCCAACGGAGATAGGGGACAGGCTCATTTGAATCGCTTTCTGCTGAGTTTTCCACGTACTTTAAATTATCAGAGTGAGCAGCTACTTTTTAGAAGTATTGAGAGTACAAAAAATACGACGAGCACTTTTCAAATAAATGCATCTGTTTCTGATGCAATCATCTGGGATGTGAG harbors:
- a CDS encoding NAD(P)/FAD-dependent oxidoreductase — translated: MIFDFFIVGQGIAGSTLAWHLWEEGVNFKVFNVTKKESSSMVAAGLYNPVTGRKMVKTWNADLLFPYLESFYQRIEQKTNQSFLYPKPIYRPFVSVEEQNDWLAKADNKAFAAYVEKIATSSLFPGVLNDPWGGILLKSSGYLDVPAYLKASQAFFNRQQVYQEVSFGWQDLRITKDKDYAEIGGQKARHLIFCEGPEAIKNPFFHWLPFHLVKGEILYIKPEERQEVVFNRGIFILPVGEECKVGSTYDHHDLSYQTTSEGRTFLEEKIQKLCKLRYQVSGQIAGIRPATQDRKPFIGIHPEHKPLGIFNGLGTKGVSLAPYYAKQFTLRLLEGQFLDTEVDIQRFNHLYNSVLT
- a CDS encoding TolB-like translocation protein codes for the protein MACTFTANAQINQTGFGKNRVQYKNFNWRYYSSDNFDIYFYDEGQDNALIAAKFLEKEFERITDVIGYAPYSKTKIFLYNSNKDLLQSNVGVGGKKYTVGGQTDFVKSQVEIAYPGTMLSFKDELVKRISEMLISDMMFGGSLTDMFQSAYLLSLPEWFIQGAARYIAEGWSIEMDDFMREQFQDNKNLKLGKLTGEDAALVGQSVWNFIATRYGKSSISNILNLTRIIRNEESSVVNTLGIPYKLFTRQWASYYGEMANQVNESYIFPESDQKLRNKNRNNLAYNQVAFSPDGTYLAYSENFKGKYKVKVLNVKTGKKRTVYTSGYKVIDQEFDPSIPLLSWNNNQTLGIVGYDKGKNFMLLYNMGAKSKQQITLTRFNQVKSMDFNDNGRLAVMSADLNGQNDLYLYNPNRNTFQRITNDIYDDLYPRFIPGSDKIVFSSNRPEDSLYYANQAARDIQLNTDIDDNFNIFIYEGDEADSMLTRVTNTVSKDIHPIPQDENTIYYLSDQRGIYNIYKYNLRDSLFNQVTNYALSVQDYDINFANSMLSFVMLSDVADHVYLESSFNLDNNIFTPKTQRQDAIQARIISQRLSETKRRVNEQATSDTSSLVAPQDLVDQLDTLIVDIPDSLANDSIRQSGVLTLPDTIPDDSNFVDTEDYTFDLEAEEGLIDTDNYVFDTPDQPEGQDENDVSTDNFRFESESDDSGLGNSFLARYRKLQKETRIDGPFPYETRFSADNIVTSLTVDPLRRFGFNIQVQMNDMLENHRFYGGIVQYTDLQSGNIYAEYEYLKNRVDLKARFERNGYMFNSGDRDIQKYSMNTFKVGASLPFNVTTRLELNPFYTNTNFMDLSQVSTNVESAFHYGGINAGLVFDNTLVTGLKNFEGTRAKVFFTHYQGLNDPGKSFSNIEVDVRHYQKLYRDITFATRVFYGNFFGSNAQKYLLGGMNNWLFFNTDTQDENDPLAIERNVDNSNILFTQFTDMRGFNYNKFNGTDVLTFTAELRLPIVRFFHRGPIASNFFRNLEFVGFYDIGSSWTGNSPFNEENSLNTEVIDDGGPFRAEIKNFKNPWLQSYGAGIRTVLLGYYLKFDVAYPIEDNIVAEKPKLYLTLGYDF
- the purS gene encoding phosphoribosylformylglycinamidine synthase subunit PurS encodes the protein MNFIAKINIMPKPEILDPQGKAVRLGLGNLGLSQIHDVRIGKHITMEVDADSEQEAKEKVELACQKLLANIIMENYEFALEKAGA
- the pssA gene encoding CDP-diacylglycerol--serine O-phosphatidyltransferase, with protein sequence MVRYIPNFLTICNLLSGCLGIVLIAEGDLNSGAYMIWVAAIFDFFDGLSARAFRAYSSIGGELDSLADMVSFGVLPSFIVYELLKNSLPDPLFYAAFIAFSIAAFSAIRLAIFNIDTRQTSSFIGLPTPASALLISALPLSDIPIVEQLMNNDIFLIVLVLVVSYLLVARVELMALKFDGFGWTKNKLKYSFMLISLVLVLILNTIAIPLVIVLYIIFSLFKNSWQSSPGKSS